A single region of the Acidiferrobacteraceae bacterium genome encodes:
- a CDS encoding MgtC/SapB family protein → MEVVGEGAFVHDVGFRNRSGDSPVAYMGVHGARTSIAIIIPLPRVNARHNPCYRPPMDTFLNLGVSLAIGLLIGIERGWQERAAPDGSRVAGIRTFGLLGFLGGLWALLGRELGPLLTGAAFVSVAALLIVAHIADTRVRGSVGITTSVAALVTFALGALAVLGYGVVAAGGAVVTTTLLSLKPLLHGWLRKLEQVELQAALKLLVMTVVLLPVLPNRGYGPWQALNPFEIWWMVVLIALISFSGYVAVRLLGVKRGMLATGVFGGLVSSTATTVNLARRAAGPVPVSLLAAGIVIACSTMFPRMLIEISVVNIDLLSPLLWPLVVMAGVGLATALWFAYLSRGERLEGAVPLRNPLELRPALEFGLLLALIMLAAEAARHFLGEHGLYLLAALSGTVDVDAITLSVARLARDTGANGADVAIVLAALSNTLVKASLAAFLGGRQLAIRVIPALLAIAGSGIATLWLLS, encoded by the coding sequence ATGGAGGTCGTCGGTGAAGGTGCGTTCGTTCACGATGTCGGTTTCCGAAACCGTTCCGGTGACAGTCCTGTCGCCTATATGGGGGTGCACGGCGCGCGCACAAGTATTGCGATCATCATACCACTGCCGCGCGTGAACGCCCGTCACAATCCGTGCTACCGTCCGCCCATGGACACATTCCTGAATCTCGGCGTATCCCTCGCCATCGGCCTTCTCATCGGTATCGAACGTGGCTGGCAGGAGCGCGCCGCGCCGGACGGATCGCGGGTTGCAGGAATCCGCACCTTCGGTCTGCTCGGCTTTCTCGGCGGACTGTGGGCTCTGCTGGGACGGGAGCTGGGTCCTCTCCTGACCGGAGCGGCCTTCGTGTCCGTTGCTGCCCTGTTGATCGTTGCCCATATTGCCGACACCCGGGTCCGTGGCAGTGTGGGAATCACCACATCCGTGGCGGCCCTGGTGACCTTTGCCCTGGGTGCCCTGGCAGTGCTGGGCTACGGGGTGGTGGCGGCCGGAGGCGCGGTGGTGACGACCACGCTGCTCAGTCTGAAGCCGCTGCTACATGGCTGGCTGCGGAAACTGGAACAGGTTGAACTGCAGGCAGCACTGAAGTTGCTGGTCATGACGGTTGTACTGCTGCCGGTGTTGCCGAATCGCGGATACGGCCCCTGGCAGGCACTGAACCCGTTCGAGATCTGGTGGATGGTGGTATTGATCGCGCTGATCTCGTTCTCCGGCTACGTAGCCGTTCGTCTCCTTGGCGTGAAACGCGGGATGCTGGCGACGGGCGTGTTTGGCGGGCTGGTCTCTTCCACCGCGACAACAGTCAATCTGGCCCGCCGCGCGGCGGGTCCGGTGCCGGTGTCTCTGCTGGCGGCCGGGATCGTCATCGCCTGCTCAACCATGTTTCCGCGTATGCTCATTGAAATCTCGGTGGTCAATATCGATCTGCTGTCACCGCTCCTCTGGCCCCTGGTCGTGATGGCGGGCGTTGGGCTTGCGACGGCCTTGTGGTTTGCCTATCTCAGCCGTGGGGAGCGACTCGAGGGAGCGGTGCCCTTGCGCAATCCCCTGGAGTTGCGGCCGGCGCTGGAGTTCGGGCTGCTGCTGGCGCTCATCATGCTGGCGGCGGAAGCCGCGCGTCACTTCCTCGGCGAGCACGGTCTGTATCTGTTGGCGGCGCTGTCCGGTACCGTTGACGTGGATGCGATTACCCTTTCCGTGGCACGCCTTGCCCGCGATACCGGCGCAAACGGTGCCGATGTCGCCATTGTGCTGGCGGCCCTGAGCAATACGCTGGTCAAGGCCTCGCTGGCAGCCTTTCTGGGCGGGCGGCAACTGGCAATACGGGTCATTCCGGCCCTGTTGGCGATTGCCGGGTCTGGCATCGCCACCCTGTGGTTGTTGTCCTGA
- a CDS encoding R3H domain-containing nucleic acid-binding protein yields the protein MNERTFTDDLHLLIRSLPQSLQDAVAGLPDAPLLEIVMDLGRTPQARLPDQALNLSGEPVTREQLDYVIERTGDFGADNRTGIEGTLHRISAIRNRRGDIVGLTLRVGRAVSGTIDLIRDLVESGDSLLLLGRPGIGKTTKLREIARVLADDLKKRVVVIDTSNEIAGDGDIPHPAIGSARRMQVAHPARQHAVMIEAVENHMPEVIVIDEIGTVEEALAARTIAERGVQLIGTAHGNTLDNLVQNPSLSDLVGGVQTVTLGDEEARFRGTQKTISERKAPPTFDAVVEIVEHDELVIHRNTARAVDNLLRGLDAGGIRRTREGESAVASESMEEGAPEEPREFGADGGGLVRIYPYAISRDSVERVIRALRLEARTVSRPEHADIILALRSRSEDARLRRMSAATGVPIHCVKRNSTAQIRHQLQSLLAPAPAARADEQPVDEAVVEAEQAVQRVLREGVAVELSPRPPALRRAQHRIVTRHRLVAESVGTEPARHLVIYPV from the coding sequence GTGAACGAACGCACCTTCACCGACGACCTCCATCTCCTGATCCGCAGCCTGCCCCAGAGCTTGCAGGATGCTGTGGCCGGCTTGCCCGATGCACCGCTCCTGGAGATCGTCATGGATCTGGGTCGCACACCCCAGGCGCGACTCCCCGACCAGGCCCTGAATCTCTCCGGGGAGCCCGTGACACGGGAACAGCTGGACTACGTCATCGAACGGACCGGAGACTTTGGTGCCGACAATCGCACCGGAATCGAAGGGACCCTGCACCGGATCTCCGCCATTCGCAACCGCCGCGGCGATATCGTCGGCCTGACCCTGCGCGTGGGCCGCGCCGTGTCGGGGACGATTGACCTGATCCGCGATCTGGTCGAGTCGGGAGACAGCCTCCTGCTGCTGGGCCGGCCGGGCATTGGCAAGACCACCAAGCTGCGCGAGATCGCACGCGTGCTGGCAGACGATCTGAAGAAACGTGTCGTCGTGATCGATACCTCGAACGAAATCGCCGGCGATGGTGATATCCCTCACCCCGCCATCGGCAGTGCGCGACGCATGCAGGTGGCACACCCGGCGCGCCAGCATGCAGTCATGATCGAGGCCGTGGAAAATCACATGCCGGAAGTCATCGTCATTGACGAGATCGGGACGGTCGAAGAGGCGCTGGCGGCGCGGACCATTGCCGAGCGTGGTGTTCAGTTGATCGGTACGGCCCACGGCAACACCCTGGATAACCTGGTTCAGAATCCCTCGCTTTCGGATCTGGTGGGCGGGGTACAGACCGTCACCCTGGGCGACGAAGAGGCGCGCTTTCGCGGCACACAGAAAACCATCTCCGAACGCAAGGCCCCGCCGACTTTCGATGCGGTCGTCGAAATCGTGGAACACGACGAGTTGGTGATTCACCGGAACACCGCGCGGGCCGTGGACAATCTCCTGCGCGGCCTTGATGCCGGCGGCATCCGCCGCACCCGCGAAGGCGAATCCGCTGTCGCCAGCGAATCAATGGAAGAAGGCGCACCCGAGGAGCCCCGGGAATTCGGCGCGGATGGTGGCGGCCTGGTGCGCATTTACCCCTACGCCATCAGCCGCGATTCAGTCGAACGCGTGATCCGTGCACTGCGGCTGGAGGCGCGCACCGTCAGCCGGCCGGAGCATGCAGACATCATCCTGGCCCTGCGCTCGCGCAGCGAGGATGCGCGACTGCGACGTATGTCAGCCGCGACCGGCGTCCCGATCCACTGCGTCAAGCGCAACAGCACCGCCCAGATCCGCCATCAGTTACAGAGTCTTCTTGCGCCGGCACCGGCGGCCCGCGCCGACGAGCAACCCGTGGACGAGGCCGTGGTCGAGGCCGAACAGGCCGTTCAGCGCGTTCTGCGTGAAGGCGTGGCGGTGGAACTTTCGCCACGACCACCGGCCTTGCGCCGGGCCCAGCATCGCATCGTCACTCGACATCGCCTGGTGGCCGAGAGCGTGGGCACGGAACCGGCCCGTCACCTGGTCATCTATCCCGTTTGA
- the nadA gene encoding quinolinate synthase NadA — protein sequence MDTAHQTPLQLEARIRSLAESTPRPAVPDADRKQQLHARIRELLEQEDAVIIAHYYVDAELQQLAEDTGGCVADSLEMASFGNRHPARTLVVVGVRFMGETAKILNPEKRVLMPDLGAECSLDLGCPADTFTRFCDQHRDRTVVVYANTSAAVKARADWMVTSSNAVAIVDELHRRGEKLIWAPDRHLGHYVKQHTGADMILWQGSCVVHDEFRATELKQLMEQHPDAEVLVHPEAPDAVVALADVVGSTRRLIEAGRDSLANTLIVATDYGLFHKMKQAAPDKTFLVAPTGGTSGTCSMCAHCPWMAMNGLENLAQALETGANQIEIEEEIRRRALVPIERMLEFSRSHQILQTAGA from the coding sequence ATGGACACAGCACATCAGACACCGTTGCAGCTTGAGGCCCGGATTCGCAGCCTGGCGGAAAGCACACCACGACCCGCGGTCCCGGATGCGGACCGCAAGCAGCAACTCCACGCGCGCATACGTGAACTGCTGGAACAGGAAGACGCCGTCATCATTGCGCACTACTACGTGGATGCCGAACTTCAGCAACTCGCCGAGGACACGGGCGGCTGTGTGGCCGACTCCCTGGAGATGGCCTCCTTTGGCAACCGCCACCCCGCCAGGACCCTGGTGGTGGTTGGCGTGCGGTTCATGGGCGAAACCGCAAAAATCCTGAATCCCGAAAAGCGTGTACTCATGCCTGACCTGGGTGCCGAATGTTCCCTGGACCTTGGCTGTCCCGCCGATACGTTCACCCGCTTCTGCGACCAGCACCGCGACCGCACCGTGGTCGTGTACGCCAACACAAGTGCCGCGGTAAAGGCCCGGGCCGACTGGATGGTCACCTCCAGCAATGCCGTCGCCATCGTCGACGAGTTGCATCGACGGGGAGAGAAGCTGATCTGGGCCCCGGATCGCCATCTGGGACACTACGTCAAGCAACACACCGGTGCCGACATGATTCTCTGGCAGGGCTCGTGCGTGGTCCACGACGAATTTCGCGCCACCGAACTGAAACAGCTCATGGAACAACATCCCGACGCCGAGGTGCTGGTCCATCCCGAGGCGCCGGACGCGGTGGTCGCCCTCGCCGACGTGGTTGGCTCCACACGGCGACTGATTGAAGCCGGCCGCGATTCCCTTGCCAATACCCTGATCGTTGCCACCGACTACGGCCTGTTCCACAAGATGAAGCAGGCCGCCCCCGACAAGACCTTCCTGGTCGCGCCCACCGGGGGCACCAGCGGAACCTGTTCCATGTGCGCCCACTGCCCGTGGATGGCCATGAACGGCCTGGAAAATCTGGCACAGGCACTGGAAACGGGCGCCAACCAGATCGAGATCGAGGAAGAAATCCGACGCCGCGCCCTGGTGCCGATCGAACGCATGCTGGAGTTCTCCCGTAGCCACCAGATCCTGCAGACTGCGGGCGCCTGA
- the trxA gene encoding thioredoxin has product MSELPFIFEAGNDTFDEQVLARSQTVPVVVDFWASWCGPCRVLMPLLDKLAKEYDGLFALAKVNSDAEQELAARFGIRSLPTVKVFRHGQVVDEFMGAQPESVVRTLLDRHVERESDRMRAQAAELARAGNASGALDLLRAAHEQDPGHSGVIVDLARAVLAQGDTSEAERLFKQLPPAAQVEDDAQALSHEIQHARILVNAPDRDTLKKIVDERPGDLEARHQLGLRNVQEGRYDEALEQFLEIMTRDRKFGDDLGRRSMLEVFQILGPTDERVARYRPRMAAALY; this is encoded by the coding sequence ATGTCTGAACTTCCGTTCATCTTCGAAGCCGGCAATGACACATTCGACGAACAGGTACTGGCCCGTTCGCAGACCGTGCCGGTGGTCGTTGACTTCTGGGCAAGCTGGTGTGGCCCCTGCCGCGTACTCATGCCCTTGCTGGACAAACTGGCGAAGGAATACGACGGCCTGTTCGCCCTGGCGAAGGTCAACAGCGATGCCGAGCAGGAACTGGCGGCACGCTTTGGCATCCGCAGCCTGCCAACGGTCAAGGTCTTCCGCCACGGACAGGTGGTAGACGAGTTCATGGGCGCGCAGCCCGAATCAGTCGTCCGCACGCTGCTCGACCGCCATGTCGAACGCGAGTCCGACCGGATGCGGGCGCAGGCGGCCGAGTTAGCGCGCGCTGGAAACGCGAGCGGGGCGCTGGATTTGTTGCGCGCCGCGCACGAACAGGACCCGGGCCACAGCGGAGTCATCGTGGACCTCGCGCGGGCCGTCCTGGCCCAGGGGGACACTTCCGAGGCAGAACGACTGTTTAAACAACTGCCCCCTGCGGCCCAGGTAGAAGACGATGCCCAGGCACTGTCACATGAAATTCAGCATGCGCGGATCCTGGTCAACGCCCCCGACCGCGATACCCTCAAGAAAATCGTGGATGAACGGCCGGGGGACCTGGAGGCACGCCATCAACTCGGGTTGCGCAATGTACAGGAAGGCCGCTATGACGAAGCCCTGGAGCAATTCCTGGAAATCATGACCCGCGACCGCAAATTCGGTGACGACCTGGGTCGGCGCAGCATGCTCGAGGTATTCCAGATCCTCGGACCCACGGACGAACGCGTGGCCCGCTACCGCCCGCGTATGGCCGCCGCCCTGTATTGA